A genome region from Arachis duranensis cultivar V14167 chromosome 8, aradu.V14167.gnm2.J7QH, whole genome shotgun sequence includes the following:
- the LOC107463245 gene encoding amino-acid permease BAT1 homolog gives MGSEFTGDTTMDAAEKRLNELGYKQELRREMTMFKTLAISFSTMTLFTGITPLYGSSLQYAGPASLVWGWVVVSFFTWFVGIAMAEICSSFPTTGSLYFWAAHLAGPKWGPFSSWCCAWLETIGLIAGIGTQAYAGSQTLQSIILLSTGTNKGGGYFAPKWLFLCMYIGLTVIWAALNTFALEVIALIDMISIWWQLIGGIVIVIMLPLVSLTTQSASYVFTHLELAPESTGITSKPYAVILAFLVSQYSLFGYDAAAHLTEETKGADKNGPIAILGSIGMISVFGWAYILALTFSIQNFGYLYDTNNETAGAFVPAQILYDAFHGRYHNSIGAIILLFIIWGSFFFGGLSITTSAARVVYALSRDNGVPFSSLWRKLHPKRKVPSNAVWLCAGICILLGLPILKVNVVFTAITSICTIGWVGGYAVPIFARMVMPEKNFKPGPFYLGKAGRPICLIAFLWICYTCSVFLLPTLYPITWNTFNYAPVALGVVLGLIMLWWVVDARKWFKGPVRNIDTQNGKV, from the exons ATGGGGTCTGAATTCACAGGAGACACAACTATGGATGCAGCAGAGAAGAGGCTCAATGAGCTTGGTTACAAGCAAGAACTTAGAAGAGAAATG ACTATGTTCAAAACACTAGCAATATCATTTTCAACAATGACCCTATTCACAGGAATCACTCCTCTATATGGTTCCAGCCTTCAATATGCAGGACCTGCATCTCTTGTATGGGGATGGGTGGTGGTTTCTTTCTTCACTTGGTTTGTTGGGATTGCAATGGCTGAGATTTGTTCATCTTTCCCG ACAACTGGTTCTTTGTACTTTTGGGCTGCGCATTTAGCCGGTCCGAAATGGGGACCATTTTCTTCATGGTGCTGTGCTTGGCTTGAGACCATAGGACTTATTGCTGGGATTGGAACTCAG GCATATGCAGGATCACAAACATTGCAGAGTATAATCTTACTCTCAACAGGAACAAATAAAGGTGGAGGGTACTTTGCTCCAAAATGGTTATTCTTGTGTATGTATATTGGCTTAACTGTCATATGGGCAGCACTCAACACATTTGCATTGGAAGTGATTGCCTTGATAGATATGATTTCAATATGGTGGCAG CTTATTGGAGGAATAGTGATTGTGATAATGCTTCCTCTGGTATCACTTACTACACAATCTGCTTCATATGTATTCACACACTTGGAGTTGGCACCTGAATCAACTGGAATTACAAGCAAACCTTATGCTGTGATTCTTGCATTTCTTGTGAGCCAGTATTCCCTCTTTGGATATGATGCTGCCGCGCATTTAACTGAAGAAACCAAAGGTGCTGACAAGAATGGACCTATTGCCATACTTGGCAGCATTGGCATGATTTCAGTCTTTGGTTGGGCTTATATTCTTGCACTTACATTCAGCATTCAG AATTTCGGTTACCTTTATGATACAAACAATGAGACTGCTGGAGCATTTGTGCCAGCACAAATACTCTATGATGCATTCCATGGAAGATATCACAATTCTATTGGAGCAATCATTCTACTATTTATCATTTGGGGTTCATTCTTTTTTGGTGGACTTTCAATCACTACAAGTGCTGCTAGAGTT GTTTATGCTCTGTCTAGAGATAATGGAGTTCCATTTTCGTCCTTATGGCGAAAACTACACCCAAAGCGCAAGGTTCCCTCGAACGCCGTATGGCTCTGTGCAGGAATCTGCATCCTTCTTGGCCTCCCAATCCTAAAGGTCAATGTAGTTTTCACTGCCATAACTTCGATATGCACAATCGGATGGGTTGGTGGGTATGCAGTTCCAATATTTGCAAGAATGGTTATGCCTGAAAAGAACTTCAAGCCTGGACCCTTTTACTTAGGAAAAGCTGGAAGACCAATTTGCTTGATTGCATTTCTGTGGATTTGTTACACTTGTTCCGTGTTCCTTTTGCCAACATTGTACCCTATAACTTGGAATACTTTCAATTATGCACCAGTTGCTTTGGGTGTAGTTTTAGGCCTTATAATGCTTTGGTGGGTTGTAGATGCAAGAAAATGGTTTAAGGGACCAGTTAGGAACATTGATACGCAAAATGGTAAGGTTTAA